The following proteins are co-located in the Candidatus Competibacteraceae bacterium genome:
- the rseP gene encoding sigma E protease regulator RseP gives MSNSLVSVLALIVTLGVLITVHEFGHFWVARRLGVKVLKFSIGFGRPLWRRLGRDGVEYVIAVLPLGGYVKMLDEREGEVPPDERQRAFNCQPVGSRIAIVLAGPAFNFLFAVLAYAFMFMVGIPGVKPLLDEPRPKSLAEAGGFRKSDLVMAIDGKETPTLGAVVLALVDRTMTGEVIKVEVLDADDRTRIRTLDTSEPQGLADPAQVFEWVGLVPWRPVLPAVIGQVMRDGAAERAGLRPGDRIVLADGKPVANWRQWREVIERHPGQAFSTRIEREGIEQSLELIPDARENERGQRVGFIGAVADMPEDLARNLRVVVRYGPLDAVGAAIGKTWDISLLTLRMLGRMLVGRASLDNLSGPLTIAQFAGQAASAGLIAFVSLLALVSISLGVLNLLPVPVLDGGHLLYYLIELVKGSPLSETVQNLGQRVGIAVLLLLMGLALFNDFSRIIG, from the coding sequence ATGAGCAATTCACTGGTTTCGGTCCTGGCCTTGATCGTCACCCTGGGGGTGTTGATCACTGTCCATGAATTCGGTCATTTCTGGGTCGCGCGCCGCCTGGGCGTCAAGGTCTTAAAGTTTTCCATCGGCTTCGGCCGGCCGCTCTGGCGGCGGCTGGGCCGGGACGGCGTGGAATATGTGATCGCCGTGCTGCCCCTGGGCGGCTACGTAAAGATGCTGGACGAACGTGAAGGCGAGGTACCGCCGGACGAACGGCAACGGGCCTTCAATTGCCAGCCGGTGGGTTCGCGCATCGCCATCGTGTTGGCCGGACCCGCCTTTAATTTTCTGTTTGCCGTGCTCGCGTATGCCTTCATGTTCATGGTGGGCATACCTGGGGTCAAACCGCTGCTGGACGAGCCGCGGCCGAAGTCATTGGCCGAAGCGGGTGGTTTTCGCAAGAGCGACCTGGTGATGGCCATCGACGGTAAGGAAACTCCGACACTGGGCGCGGTGGTATTGGCGCTGGTGGACCGGACCATGACCGGGGAGGTGATCAAGGTCGAGGTGCTGGATGCCGACGACCGGACTCGAATTCGTACCCTGGATACCAGCGAACCCCAGGGGCTGGCCGATCCGGCACAGGTTTTCGAGTGGGTTGGGCTGGTGCCCTGGCGACCGGTGTTGCCGGCGGTGATCGGCCAGGTGATGCGCGACGGCGCGGCCGAGCGGGCTGGGTTGCGGCCGGGTGACCGGATCGTGTTGGCCGACGGCAAGCCCGTCGCGAATTGGCGACAATGGCGTGAGGTGATCGAGCGGCACCCCGGCCAAGCTTTCAGCACGCGCATCGAGCGCGAAGGAATCGAGCAGTCGCTGGAGTTGATCCCCGACGCGCGGGAAAATGAACGAGGCCAGCGGGTCGGGTTCATCGGTGCCGTCGCCGATATGCCGGAAGACCTCGCCCGGAACTTGCGGGTCGTGGTACGTTATGGTCCGCTGGACGCGGTCGGCGCGGCGATCGGTAAAACCTGGGACATCTCGTTGCTGACTCTGCGCATGTTGGGACGCATGTTGGTCGGCAGGGCCTCGCTGGACAATCTCAGCGGTCCGTTGACCATCGCGCAGTTCGCCGGTCAGGCGGCCAGCGCCGGTTTGATCGCGTTTGTGTCGCTGCTGGCCCTGGTCAGCATCAGTCTGGGGGTGTTGAACCTGCTGCCGGTGCCGGTGTTGGACGGTGGCCACTTGCTGTATTACCTGATCGAACTGGTCAAGGGCAGTCCGCTGTCGGAAACGGTGCAGAATCTGGGGCAGCGAGTGGGGATCGCCGTTTTGCTGCTGTTGATGGGATTGGCCCTGTTCAATGACTTCAGTCGTATCATCGGATAA
- the bamA gene encoding outer membrane protein assembly factor BamA: MKLYRRLILSFGLMVVACGARAGEFVVQDIQVDGLQRISAGTVFNYLPVQVGSSVSEQEYPEIIRALFKTGFFSDVSLERKGNVLVVTVTERPAISEVRITGNEDISTDDLKKALAEVGLVEGRVFDRSLLDKVEQELLRQYYSRGRYAVRIDSQVRPLERNRVAITIEISEGAVASIGQINIVGNRAFSDKELLGLLQSSTTGWLSFFSKDDQYSKQKLAADIETLRSFYLDRGYLRFNVDSTQVSITPDKKDVYITINITEGEPYTIEDTQLAGNFGDVPEQDLRELITIKAGETFSRAKMAETTKKLSERLGEEGYAFANINTVPQVNDETRKVTLVFMVDPGQRVYARRINFQGNIKTQDDVLRRELRQAEGAWVSTKDLERSKTRLQRLEYLESVSAETPAVPGTNDQVDVNYTVVERPSGSLMFGIGYGQDSGLLLNASVTQNNFLGTGNQMSLVLNNSDAGANYSIFYNNPYYTPDGISRGFRLYYRDIDAAQVNTADYVLNNYGAQVSFGFPLNEFDTLLLLPGYDHVTIDTTTGTPVEILDYIDQNGDTFNEFKLDASWARDTRNRVIFPTSGSLNQISAELAVPGSDAEYYKLNYRGLMYYPFARWLTWSLGADIGYGDGYGNTDGLPFFENFYAGGLRSVRGYKANTLGPRYSDDEPSGGAFKTVASTQMILPVPFLEKSENVRMAAFFDVGNVFATASDFDANELRYSVGIAGLWLSPLGPIAVSVAAPLNDKSNDETEVFQFSFGVPFN; the protein is encoded by the coding sequence ATGAAATTGTATCGTCGCCTGATTCTTTCCTTTGGTCTGATGGTCGTGGCCTGCGGGGCACGCGCCGGCGAATTCGTCGTGCAGGACATCCAGGTCGATGGTTTGCAGCGCATTTCCGCCGGTACCGTATTCAACTACCTGCCCGTGCAGGTCGGTTCGTCGGTTTCCGAGCAGGAATATCCGGAAATCATCCGCGCGCTGTTCAAGACCGGATTCTTCAGCGATGTCAGCCTGGAGCGCAAAGGCAACGTGCTGGTGGTGACCGTGACCGAGCGGCCGGCGATTTCCGAGGTTCGGATCACCGGCAACGAGGATATCAGTACCGACGACCTGAAAAAGGCGCTGGCCGAGGTCGGCTTGGTCGAGGGTCGGGTTTTCGACCGCTCCCTGCTCGACAAGGTGGAGCAGGAATTGCTGCGGCAGTATTACAGCCGCGGCCGTTACGCAGTGCGGATCGACAGTCAAGTGCGGCCGTTGGAGCGCAATCGGGTCGCCATCACCATCGAGATTTCGGAAGGCGCGGTGGCCAGCATCGGCCAGATCAATATCGTCGGCAATCGGGCTTTTAGCGATAAGGAACTGTTGGGTCTGTTGCAGTCCTCCACCACCGGCTGGCTGTCCTTTTTCAGCAAGGACGATCAGTACTCCAAGCAGAAGCTGGCGGCGGACATCGAGACGCTGCGCTCCTTTTATCTGGATCGGGGCTATCTCAGGTTCAACGTCGATTCCACGCAGGTTTCGATCACGCCCGACAAGAAAGATGTCTACATCACCATCAACATCACCGAGGGCGAGCCCTACACCATTGAGGACACCCAGCTGGCCGGCAATTTCGGCGATGTCCCGGAGCAGGATCTGCGGGAGCTGATTACGATCAAGGCGGGTGAAACCTTTTCCCGCGCCAAGATGGCCGAAACCACCAAGAAATTGAGCGAGCGTCTGGGCGAGGAGGGCTATGCGTTCGCCAATATCAATACGGTCCCTCAGGTCAACGACGAAACCCGAAAAGTCACCTTGGTCTTCATGGTGGATCCGGGCCAGCGGGTTTATGCGCGGCGCATCAATTTTCAGGGCAACATCAAGACCCAGGACGACGTGTTGCGGCGGGAGCTGCGCCAAGCGGAAGGTGCTTGGGTTTCGACCAAGGATCTCGAGCGCTCCAAAACACGCTTGCAGCGCCTGGAGTATCTGGAGAGCGTCAGTGCCGAGACGCCGGCCGTGCCCGGAACCAACGATCAGGTCGATGTGAATTATACCGTCGTCGAGCGCCCGTCGGGGAGCCTGATGTTCGGCATCGGCTACGGCCAGGATTCGGGTTTGCTGCTGAATGCGAGCGTGACCCAGAATAATTTTCTCGGCACCGGCAATCAGATGAGCTTGGTGCTCAACAATAGCGACGCCGGCGCCAACTACAGTATTTTCTATAACAATCCCTACTATACGCCGGACGGTATCAGTCGCGGGTTCCGGCTTTACTATCGAGACATCGACGCCGCGCAGGTCAATACCGCCGACTACGTGCTCAACAACTACGGTGCCCAGGTCAGTTTCGGGTTCCCGCTCAACGAATTCGATACGCTGCTGCTGTTGCCCGGCTACGATCATGTTACGATCGATACGACGACCGGCACGCCCGTTGAAATTCTCGATTATATCGACCAGAACGGCGATACCTTCAACGAGTTCAAACTGGATGCCAGTTGGGCGCGCGACACCCGCAATCGGGTTATTTTTCCGACCAGCGGCAGCCTGAATCAAATTTCGGCCGAACTCGCCGTGCCGGGTAGCGATGCGGAATACTATAAGCTCAACTACCGGGGCTTGATGTACTACCCCTTCGCCCGGTGGCTGACCTGGTCGCTTGGCGCGGATATCGGCTATGGCGACGGTTACGGTAATACCGATGGCTTGCCCTTTTTCGAAAATTTTTACGCGGGTGGCCTGCGGTCGGTGCGGGGTTACAAGGCCAATACGCTGGGTCCCCGTTACAGTGACGACGAACCGAGCGGTGGTGCGTTCAAGACCGTCGCCAGCACGCAGATGATCTTGCCGGTGCCGTTCCTGGAAAAATCGGAAAACGTGCGGATGGCGGCGTTCTTCGATGTCGGTAATGTCTTTGCGACCGCAAGTGATTTCGACGCCAACGAACTGCGCTATTCGGTCGGTATCGCTGGATTGTGGTTGTCTCCGCTGGGTCCCATCGCGGTGAGCGTCGCCGCTCCGCTCAACGACAAGTCGAACGATGAGACGGAGGTTTTCCAATTCTCCTTTGGTGTACCGTTCAACTGA
- the uppS gene encoding di-trans,poly-cis-decaprenylcistransferase: protein MSVDVPMPRAPCQSLPRHIAIVMDGNGRWAQQRSLPRTAGHREGAKAVRRIVRACSERGIEVLTLFAFSSENWRRPRPEVEVLLKLFLTTLRGEIRRLDTANVRLRFIGDHSAFPGNLQDYIVKAEQRTAANTGLTLVIAANYGGRWDLAQAARRVSEAMLEGRLQPSDITPAVLHPFTCLSDLPEPDLFIRTGGEQRISNFLLWQMAYTELYFTERLWPDYDSGDLESACAAFASRQRRFGQTGEQVEQGQHA from the coding sequence ATGTCGGTTGACGTCCCGATGCCACGGGCGCCGTGCCAGTCGTTACCTCGCCATATCGCCATTGTCATGGACGGCAACGGTCGTTGGGCGCAGCAGCGGTCCCTGCCACGCACGGCGGGCCACCGGGAAGGTGCCAAGGCCGTGCGCCGGATCGTGCGGGCGTGCAGCGAGCGCGGCATCGAAGTGCTGACGTTGTTCGCCTTCAGCAGCGAGAACTGGCGACGGCCGCGGCCGGAGGTCGAGGTGTTGTTGAAGCTGTTTCTGACCACCCTGCGCGGCGAAATTCGCCGGCTGGACACCGCCAACGTGCGGTTGCGTTTCATCGGCGATCACAGTGCCTTTCCCGGAAACTTGCAGGATTACATCGTCAAGGCTGAACAACGGACCGCCGCCAATACCGGTTTGACCCTGGTTATCGCCGCCAATTACGGCGGGCGTTGGGATCTGGCCCAGGCGGCGCGCCGGGTGTCCGAAGCCATGTTGGAGGGTCGATTGCAACCGAGCGATATTACCCCGGCTGTCCTGCATCCCTTCACTTGTTTATCCGATCTGCCCGAACCGGATCTGTTCATCCGCACCGGCGGCGAGCAGCGCATCAGCAATTTTCTGTTGTGGCAGATGGCTTACACCGAGCTGTATTTTACCGAACGGCTCTGGCCGGATTACGATAGCGGCGACCTGGAATCCGCCTGCGCCGCGTTCGCCAGCCGGCAACGGCGCTTCGGTCAGACCGGCGAGCAGGTAGAGCAAGGCCAACATGCTTAA
- a CDS encoding phosphatidate cytidylyltransferase: MLKQRVATAIVLAALVVWAVMKLPLAGFGLLLLVVILLGTWEWAGLAGLSGPRHRLVYGGLVLALILALWPRVGNAAFVAGLMGFVLAGWCYALFWMGRYTAHPDRQDRSVTVAAAGVMVLVAPWVAFMALRDEFGPAYVLFLFLLVWIADIGAYFAGRRWGRRKLAVTISPGKTWEGALGAGMAALMFALAGAAVLDIGAHWPWFVAVCMVTVGFSIVGDLFESMLKRQCGMKDSGTLLPGHGGVLDRVDSLTAAAPVFLLGLYGMRG; encoded by the coding sequence ATGCTTAAACAACGGGTCGCGACGGCGATTGTATTAGCCGCGCTGGTCGTGTGGGCGGTGATGAAACTGCCGCTGGCCGGTTTTGGCCTGCTGCTGCTGGTGGTGATCCTGCTGGGCACCTGGGAGTGGGCCGGGCTGGCGGGATTGAGCGGGCCGCGCCACCGCCTGGTGTACGGCGGTCTGGTACTGGCTTTGATCCTCGCGCTCTGGCCGCGGGTGGGCAACGCCGCCTTCGTCGCTGGCCTGATGGGCTTCGTGCTGGCCGGCTGGTGCTACGCTCTGTTCTGGATGGGTCGCTACACCGCGCACCCCGACCGCCAGGACCGTTCGGTGACGGTTGCGGCGGCCGGCGTGATGGTGCTGGTGGCACCCTGGGTAGCGTTCATGGCGCTGCGGGACGAGTTTGGACCGGCCTATGTGCTATTTCTGTTTCTGTTGGTCTGGATCGCCGATATCGGCGCCTATTTCGCCGGCCGCCGCTGGGGGCGGCGCAAGCTGGCGGTCACCATCAGCCCGGGCAAGACTTGGGAAGGGGCGCTGGGCGCCGGGATGGCCGCGCTGATGTTCGCGCTAGCCGGCGCGGCGGTGCTGGATATCGGCGCGCACTGGCCCTGGTTTGTGGCGGTCTGTATGGTGACGGTCGGTTTTTCCATCGTTGGGGATCTGTTCGAGAGCATGCTGAAGCGACAATGCGGCATGAAGGATAGCGGCACGCTGCTGCCTGGTCACGGCGGCGTGCTCGATCGGGTCGACAGTCTGACCGCCGCCGCGCCGGTATTTCTGCTGGGGCTGTACGGAATGCGGGGATGA
- the map gene encoding type I methionyl aminopeptidase → MSITLKTPEEIEKMRVAGRLAAEVLHMIQPHVREGIATEELNRICHDYIVDVQQAIPAPLNYRGFPKSICTSINHVVCHGIPGPKKLKKGDVLNIDITVIKDGYHGDTSRMFQVGTPPVAAQRVSRVAYECLCIGIEMVRPGIRLGDIGHAIQRYAEAQHCSVVREYCGHGIGREFHEEPQVLHYGDPDTGIELVPGMIFTIEPMINAGKRQVKLLPDGWTVITKDHSVSAQWEHTVLVTETGHEVLTPHPGDPL, encoded by the coding sequence ATGAGCATCACTCTCAAGACGCCGGAAGAAATCGAAAAGATGCGCGTTGCCGGCCGGTTGGCCGCCGAGGTGCTACACATGATCCAGCCTCATGTACGAGAGGGAATCGCCACCGAGGAGCTGAACCGGATCTGCCACGACTACATCGTCGATGTCCAGCAAGCGATCCCCGCCCCGCTCAACTATCGCGGTTTTCCCAAATCCATCTGCACATCGATCAACCATGTGGTCTGCCACGGCATTCCCGGACCGAAGAAGCTGAAAAAGGGTGACGTACTCAACATCGATATCACGGTGATCAAGGACGGCTATCACGGCGATACCAGTCGGATGTTTCAGGTCGGTACCCCACCGGTCGCCGCGCAACGCGTCAGCCGGGTGGCCTACGAATGCCTGTGCATCGGCATCGAAATGGTGCGGCCCGGCATCCGCCTCGGCGATATCGGCCACGCCATCCAGCGGTACGCCGAAGCCCAGCACTGCTCGGTGGTGCGCGAGTATTGCGGTCACGGCATCGGCCGGGAATTCCACGAAGAACCGCAGGTGCTGCACTACGGTGACCCCGATACCGGCATCGAGCTGGTCCCCGGCATGATCTTCACCATCGAACCGATGATCAACGCCGGCAAACGGCAGGTCAAGCTGCTACCCGACGGTTGGACCGTGATCACCAAGGATCACAGCGTTTCCGCCCAATGGGAGCATACCGTGCTGGTCACCGAAACCGGCCACGAAGTCCTCACGCCGCACCCGGGCGATCCGCTGTAA
- a CDS encoding elongation factor Ts, giving the protein MAITATLVKELRERTGSGMMECKKALQETQGDIEAAVESMRKAGQAKADKKASRVAAEGLIVIRQTAGVAAMVEVNCETDFVTKNDDFREFAAAVVETVLNSDPADLEALLTSNTANGQSIEQHRRECIAKIGENINVRRFARLTTPAGVLGSYLHGTRIGVLVELDGGDGDLARDIAMHVAASRPLCVSADQIPAEQVTKEKEIFAAQAATSGKPANIVEKMVEGRLRKYFDEITLLGQPFVKDPEQSVEKLLKANQARVIRFERFELGEGIEKKADNFAAEVMAQARGG; this is encoded by the coding sequence GTGGCAATTACGGCGACGCTGGTTAAAGAACTGCGCGAACGCACGGGTTCGGGAATGATGGAATGTAAAAAAGCCCTGCAGGAAACTCAGGGCGATATCGAGGCGGCGGTCGAATCGATGCGCAAGGCTGGACAGGCCAAGGCTGACAAGAAAGCCAGCCGGGTGGCCGCCGAGGGTTTGATCGTCATCAGGCAGACGGCTGGCGTGGCGGCCATGGTCGAGGTGAACTGCGAAACCGATTTCGTCACCAAGAACGACGACTTCCGGGAATTCGCCGCCGCCGTGGTCGAAACGGTCCTGAATAGCGATCCCGCCGACCTGGAAGCGCTGCTGACCTCGAATACGGCAAATGGCCAGAGCATCGAGCAGCATCGACGGGAATGCATCGCCAAGATCGGCGAGAATATCAACGTTCGTCGCTTCGCCCGGCTGACGACGCCCGCCGGCGTGCTGGGCAGCTATCTGCACGGTACCCGCATCGGCGTGCTGGTCGAACTGGACGGCGGCGATGGCGATCTGGCCCGGGACATCGCCATGCATGTCGCCGCCAGCCGGCCGCTGTGCGTCAGCGCCGACCAGATACCGGCCGAGCAGGTGACCAAGGAGAAGGAAATCTTCGCGGCGCAAGCAGCGACCAGCGGCAAACCGGCTAACATCGTCGAGAAGATGGTGGAGGGGCGGCTGCGCAAGTACTTCGATGAGATCACCTTGCTGGGGCAGCCGTTCGTCAAGGATCCCGAACAAAGCGTGGAAAAACTGCTGAAGGCCAATCAGGCCCGAGTGATCCGTTTCGAACGCTTCGAGCTGGGTGAAGGGATCGAGAAAAAGGCCGATAATTTCGCCGCCGAGGTGATGGCTCAAGCGCGGGGCGGCTGA
- the rpsB gene encoding 30S ribosomal protein S2 has protein sequence MATISMRQMLEAGVHFGHQTRYWNPKMAPYIFGARSKIYIINLEKTLPLYLEALNFIGRLASKGGKILLVGTKRSAREATAEAALRCGMPYVNHRWLGGMLTNFKTVRQSIKRLKDLDLMAQDGTFERLAKKEVIGLRRDMDKLERSLGGIKDMASLPDALFVIDVGHESIAVQEANKLGIPVIGVVDSNNSPDGISHIIPGNDDAIRAIQLYVGGLAEAVLEGRAVLTSGRVEEEFIEIPEEETLPAGDGV, from the coding sequence ATGGCGACCATTTCCATGCGCCAGATGCTGGAGGCCGGCGTGCATTTCGGCCACCAGACCCGTTACTGGAATCCCAAGATGGCCCCGTATATCTTCGGGGCGCGCAGCAAGATCTACATCATCAATCTGGAAAAGACCCTGCCGCTGTATCTGGAAGCACTGAATTTCATCGGTCGACTGGCTTCCAAGGGTGGCAAGATTCTGCTGGTGGGCACCAAGCGCTCGGCGCGCGAGGCGACCGCCGAAGCGGCGCTCCGTTGCGGCATGCCTTATGTCAATCACCGCTGGCTGGGCGGCATGCTGACCAATTTCAAGACCGTCCGCCAGTCCATCAAGCGGCTCAAGGATCTGGATCTGATGGCGCAGGACGGCACTTTCGAGCGCTTGGCCAAGAAGGAAGTCATCGGCTTGCGGCGGGATATGGACAAGCTGGAACGCAGCCTGGGCGGCATCAAGGACATGGCCAGCTTGCCGGACGCGCTGTTCGTGATCGACGTCGGTCACGAAAGCATCGCCGTGCAAGAAGCCAATAAACTGGGGATCCCGGTGATCGGGGTGGTCGATAGCAACAATTCGCCCGACGGTATCAGCCATATCATCCCCGGCAACGATGACGCCATCCGCGCCATTCAGCTCTATGTGGGCGGTCTGGCGGAAGCGGTGCTGGAAGGCCGCGCGGTGCTGACTTCGGGCCGCGTCGAGGAAGAGTTCATCGAAATCCCGGAGGAAGAGACGCTGCCGGCGGGCGATGGTGTTTGA
- the frr gene encoding ribosome recycling factor: protein MIDDIKKEAADRMTKSVDSLKQELTKLRTGRAHASLLDHITVSYYGSEVPLGQVASVGVSDARTLLVTPWEKNMVGPIEKAILKSDLGLNPASAGTVIRVPLPALTEERRRDLVKVVRQEGEGAKVAIRNIRRDANNQLKALLKEKKIAEDAERQAQDETQKLTDRHIQDVDKVLAAKEAELMEI from the coding sequence ATGATCGATGACATCAAGAAAGAAGCGGCTGACCGGATGACCAAGAGCGTGGATAGCCTCAAGCAGGAATTGACCAAGCTGCGAACCGGCCGCGCGCATGCCAGCCTGCTGGATCACATTACGGTCAGCTACTACGGCAGCGAGGTGCCGCTTGGCCAGGTGGCTTCGGTCGGCGTCAGCGACGCACGGACCCTATTGGTGACGCCGTGGGAAAAAAACATGGTGGGGCCTATCGAAAAGGCCATTTTAAAGTCCGATCTGGGTTTGAATCCCGCTTCCGCCGGGACGGTAATCCGGGTACCGCTGCCGGCGCTGACCGAGGAGCGCCGCCGTGATCTGGTCAAAGTGGTTCGGCAGGAAGGCGAAGGCGCCAAGGTGGCGATTCGTAACATTCGCCGCGACGCCAACAACCAGCTCAAGGCCTTGCTCAAGGAAAAGAAGATCGCCGAGGACGCGGAACGGCAGGCCCAGGACGAGACTCAGAAACTCACCGACCGGCACATTCAGGACGTAGACAAGGTGCTTGCGGCCAAGGAAGCCGAATTGATGGAAATTTGA
- a CDS encoding OmpH family outer membrane protein yields the protein MYRLLAAAALALPLSLTQAADLKIGFVSIAKILSSAPQAESASKRLEKEFAPRQKGLVEAQKSLRRLEEKLAKDGAVMSDSQRRNLESDIRNQARELKRSSDEFREDFNLRRNEELGKFQKQVLDVINSVAKEEGFDLVINDSATLYASPQVDATDKVLKRLTSK from the coding sequence ATGTACAGGTTATTGGCCGCAGCCGCCCTGGCGCTGCCCCTTTCGTTGACCCAGGCGGCCGATTTGAAAATCGGTTTCGTTAGCATCGCCAAGATTCTGAGTAGCGCGCCGCAAGCCGAATCGGCCAGCAAGCGGCTGGAAAAAGAATTCGCGCCGCGGCAGAAAGGCTTGGTCGAGGCGCAGAAGTCGCTGCGCCGCTTGGAGGAGAAACTGGCTAAGGATGGCGCGGTGATGAGCGACAGCCAACGCCGTAATCTGGAGAGTGACATCCGCAATCAGGCTCGGGAATTAAAACGGAGCAGCGATGAGTTCCGCGAGGACTTCAACCTGCGCCGCAACGAGGAGCTGGGCAAGTTCCAGAAACAAGTGCTGGATGTGATCAACAGTGTCGCCAAGGAAGAGGGTTTCGACCTGGTCATTAACGATAGCGCAACGCTGTACGCCAGCCCGCAAGTGGATGCCACCGATAAGGTCTTGAAGCGTCTTACGTCCAAATAA
- the pyrH gene encoding UMP kinase: MPDSRPTFKRILLKLSGEVLMGAGDYGIDPDVLARIAGEVRELCQLGVEVGMVIGGGNLFRGAGLAKKGMDRVAADHMGMLATVMNSLAMQDTLERLGVFTRVMSAIRINEVCEDYIRRRAIRHLEKGRVVIFAAGTGNPFFTTDSAASLRAIEVNAEVMLKATKVDGIYSADPFKDPKAVRYDRLTYDEALARKLQVMDATAIVICRENDIPLKVFNINRHGDLVRVVCGESVGTTVVRE, encoded by the coding sequence ATGCCGGATTCCAGACCAACGTTCAAGCGAATTCTTCTCAAGCTCAGCGGTGAAGTCCTGATGGGCGCGGGCGATTATGGCATCGATCCCGACGTGCTGGCGCGCATTGCGGGCGAGGTGCGGGAGCTATGTCAGCTCGGCGTTGAGGTGGGCATGGTCATCGGTGGCGGCAACCTGTTTCGGGGGGCCGGGCTGGCCAAGAAGGGAATGGATCGAGTCGCGGCCGACCACATGGGCATGCTGGCCACGGTCATGAACTCGCTGGCGATGCAGGATACCCTGGAGCGATTGGGGGTGTTCACCCGCGTGATGTCGGCGATCCGCATCAATGAGGTCTGCGAGGACTACATTCGCCGCCGCGCCATCCGCCATCTGGAAAAGGGCCGGGTGGTGATTTTCGCCGCCGGCACCGGCAACCCCTTTTTCACCACCGACTCCGCCGCCAGCCTGCGGGCCATCGAGGTTAACGCCGAGGTGATGCTCAAGGCGACCAAGGTGGATGGTATCTATTCGGCGGATCCGTTCAAGGATCCCAAGGCGGTGCGTTACGATCGGCTGACTTACGACGAAGCCCTGGCGCGCAAGCTGCAAGTGATGGACGCCACGGCTATTGTCATATGCCGGGAAAACGACATACCGCTGAAAGTTTTCAACATCAATCGCCACGGGGACCTGGTGCGGGTCGTGTGCGGCGAAAGCGTGGGCACCACCGTGGTGCGGGAATGA
- a CDS encoding 1-deoxy-D-xylulose-5-phosphate reductoisomerase, which translates to MSERIGVAILGSTGSIGASTLDVLRRHPDRFRVVALTAHRDVEALFQQCLTHEPDVAVLADAAAAERLRERLRALGRSVEVLAGVAGLERAATLPEAAYVMAAIVGAAGLLPTLAAARAGKRVLLANKEALVMAGPLFMTAIRQHGAELLPIDSEHNALFQCLPADFAHTGLAAAGVRRILLTGSGGPFRTAPLAQLADVTPEQACAHPNWNMGRKISVDSATMMNKGLEVIEAHWLFEAPTATIEVVVHPQSVIHSMVEYQDGSVLAQLGNPDMRTPIAHALAWPRRLVSGVTFLDFSRLGKLEFQAPDFARFPCLRLAFAALEAGGTAPAVLNAANEVAVQAFLDRRIRFTDIAAAVEHALEQVPASAAEELAAILDGDLEARAVAGRWIATRALEG; encoded by the coding sequence ATGAGCGAGCGTATCGGGGTCGCCATCCTGGGGTCGACCGGCTCGATCGGCGCCAGCACTCTCGATGTGCTGCGGCGCCATCCCGACCGTTTCCGGGTCGTGGCCCTGACCGCCCATCGGGATGTCGAGGCGCTATTCCAGCAGTGCCTGACACACGAACCGGATGTTGCGGTGCTGGCCGATGCCGCCGCCGCCGAACGGTTGCGGGAGCGGTTGCGGGCGCTGGGCCGGTCGGTCGAGGTGCTGGCCGGGGTCGCCGGGCTGGAGCGTGCGGCGACCTTGCCCGAAGCCGCTTATGTGATGGCGGCCATTGTCGGCGCGGCGGGTTTGCTGCCGACCCTGGCGGCGGCGCGGGCCGGCAAGCGGGTGCTGCTGGCCAACAAGGAAGCGCTGGTCATGGCCGGGCCGCTGTTCATGACGGCGATCCGCCAGCACGGCGCGGAGCTGCTGCCGATCGATAGCGAGCACAATGCGTTGTTTCAATGCCTGCCGGCGGATTTCGCGCACACCGGCCTCGCCGCCGCCGGCGTGCGCCGGATTCTACTGACCGGCTCCGGCGGGCCGTTTCGAACCGCGCCATTGGCACAATTGGCGGATGTCACTCCCGAGCAGGCTTGCGCCCATCCCAACTGGAACATGGGCCGCAAGATTTCGGTCGATTCCGCCACCATGATGAACAAGGGGCTGGAGGTCATCGAGGCACACTGGTTGTTCGAAGCACCGACGGCGACGATCGAGGTGGTGGTGCATCCGCAGAGTGTGATCCACTCGATGGTCGAATATCAGGACGGTTCGGTGCTGGCGCAATTGGGTAATCCCGATATGCGCACCCCCATCGCCCATGCCTTGGCCTGGCCGCGGCGCTTGGTCTCCGGGGTGACCTTCCTGGATTTTTCCCGCTTGGGGAAACTGGAATTTCAGGCCCCCGATTTTGCCCGCTTTCCCTGTTTGCGGTTGGCCTTCGCCGCGCTGGAAGCCGGCGGGACCGCGCCGGCCGTGCTGAATGCCGCCAACGAAGTCGCGGTTCAGGCGTTCCTCGATCGGCGCATTCGCTTCACCGACATCGCCGCCGCGGTGGAGCATGCCCTGGAACAGGTTCCGGCGAGCGCGGCCGAAGAACTGGCGGCGATTCTCGATGGCGACTTGGAGGCGCGAGCCGTCGCCGGCCGCTGGATCGCTACCCGGGCGTTGGAGGGTTGA